Sequence from the Nocardiopsis sp. YSL2 genome:
CCGCCTCCTTCCCCGACGGCGTGTGGATGGCCGACCTCACCGACGCCCGGTCGACGCTGGAGGTGTACGCCCGTGTGGCGCAGGCGGTCAGAGTGGTGGAGGAGCCGGGGCAACCGCTGTCGGCCACGGTGACCGAGGCGCTGCGGCACCGTCGTCTCCTGCTGGTACTGGACTCCTGCGACCATGTCGCGAACGAGGTCGTGGGGGTCGGTGAGTCGCTGCTCGCCTCGTGCCCGGACGTGTCGGTGCTGTTGACGAGTGAGGACCCGGTCCGGCTCTCCGGCGGGACGGTGTGGCGCGTCCCGGCGATGTCCCCGCCCATGGCCGCGCGCAACGCACCCCCGCCCGACCCCGCCGACGGTGAGGCGGTCCGCCTGTTCCTGGACCGCGCCCGCACCCGGGACCCCCGCTTCTCCGCCTCGCAGGAGCAGCTGGAGGACGTCGCCGTCGTGTGCGACCTGGCGGGTGGCGTTCCACTGGCCATCGAGGTGCTGGGCGCGAGCGCGCCCGAGACCGGGCCGGACGAGCTCGCCCGGGGCCTGGGCTCGCATCTGGCTTCGCCGTCGGCGCGGCCCGGCCCCGGCCAGGCCGTCTCTCGCAGCGAGGTACTGCCACTGGTGCTGGACTTCGTCTACGAGTCGCTGCCCGAGCCCGAGCGCCTCCTGCTGCGGCGGCTGTCGGTGTTCCGCGGATGGGACCTGGAGCTGGCCGAGCAGGTCTGCTCCGACGAGGCCCTGTCCGAGTCCGACATCCTCGACCTGCTGACGTCACTGCTGGACCGGTCCCTGATCACCGTCACCGGCGAGTTCGAGGGCCGGGTCCGCTACCGCCTGCCGGAGGCCGTGCGCCGGTTCGCCCAGGAGCGGTTGTCGGAGGCGGGTGAGGCGGAGCTGTTCCAGGAGCGCCTGATGGCGCGGATGCTGCGCCTGGCCGAGGACCTGGGCCGGCGGCTGGAGTCCAGCCGGGGGATGCCCTGGGCCGAGCGCGACTCCGGGCGCCAGCGGGTGATCGCCGAGTACGACACCCTGCGCTCGCTCCTGCGCTGGTCCTACCAGCGGGGCGCCGCCGAGCCGGGTCTGCGGCTGTGCGTGAGCCTGACCGCCCACTGGGTGAGCCACCACAACTACTCCGAGGGCGCGCACTGGCTGGACCGGCTGCTGGCGCTGGACGAGGCGGCCAAGGCGCCCTCCCGCGCCCGTGCCCTGGTCGGGCGCGCCCAGCTGGCCCGGGTCCGTCGCGATCACGACCTGGCGCTGTCCATGGGCGAGGAGGGGCTGCGGCTGTGCCGCGAGTCGGGCGACGACGTGTTCGTCCGGACCGCTCTGAACCTGCTGGCCCTGGTGGGCGTGCGTTCGCGCACCCCGGACCGGGCGGCGGTGCGGGTCGAGGAGGCCCTGCGGCTGTGCCGTGACGTCGGGGACGTGTGGGGCGAGGCGATCGCGCTGGGCACCCGGGCGGCGCTGGTCGCCCAGCAGGGCGACTACCCCAGTTCGGACCAGCACTACACGACCGCCCTGACGCTGCTGCGCGGCATGGACCACCGCTGGGGCGTGGCGGTGACCCTCATGGGCCAGGCGCGGGCCGCGGAGGCCAATGACGACCTCATGACGGCGGACCGCTGCTACCGGGAGGCGCTGGACACCCAGCGCGTCATCGGGTCGGTGGCCGAGGAGGCGCGGTGCCTGGCCGGGATCGGCCGGGTGGCGCACGCGCTGGGTTCCACGGAGCAGGCCTACGACTACCTCAGCGAAGGGCTCGTACTCAGTCATTCGACGGGGCAGCGGGCCGAGGCCGCGCGCACGCTGGTCGCGATCGCGCGGGTGGCGTTCGGTGCGGGGCTGCGCGAGGAGGCGTGCCTGCTGGCGGGGTCGGCGACCCAGGTACGGTCGGACCTGGGCCTGGTGACCCACGAGGCGCCGTGGCCGTTCGTGAAGGTGGAGCGGGTCCGTCGGCGGCGCCGGCGGCTGGTCGACTGGTGGGAGCGGGGCCGGGCGATGCCGCTGTCGGACGCCGTGGACCTGGCCGAGCGGGTGACGGTGGAACGCCGCCGCCCTTCCTCGCGCTCGCCGCGCAGGCGTGAGCGCGAGGCGGGCACGACGGCCGACACCCGGCGCACGCCCCGGGGGCCCCAGGCGAACACCGCTGGGCACGACGGGGGCGCTGCACCCGCCGCTCCGGAGTCGGAGCCCCCGAGCTCGCGGCTCACCCAGCGGGAGCTGGAGGTCGCACGGCTGGTGA
This genomic interval carries:
- a CDS encoding LuxR C-terminal-related transcriptional regulator, yielding MTAPARHNLPRPGTGFVGRERDLSDLLRLLGSSRSVTLCGADGIGKTRLALRVAEQSTASFPDGVWMADLTDARSTLEVYARVAQAVRVVEEPGQPLSATVTEALRHRRLLLVLDSCDHVANEVVGVGESLLASCPDVSVLLTSEDPVRLSGGTVWRVPAMSPPMAARNAPPPDPADGEAVRLFLDRARTRDPRFSASQEQLEDVAVVCDLAGGVPLAIEVLGASAPETGPDELARGLGSHLASPSARPGPGQAVSRSEVLPLVLDFVYESLPEPERLLLRRLSVFRGWDLELAEQVCSDEALSESDILDLLTSLLDRSLITVTGEFEGRVRYRLPEAVRRFAQERLSEAGEAELFQERLMARMLRLAEDLGRRLESSRGMPWAERDSGRQRVIAEYDTLRSLLRWSYQRGAAEPGLRLCVSLTAHWVSHHNYSEGAHWLDRLLALDEAAKAPSRARALVGRAQLARVRRDHDLALSMGEEGLRLCRESGDDVFVRTALNLLALVGVRSRTPDRAAVRVEEALRLCRDVGDVWGEAIALGTRAALVAQQGDYPSSDQHYTTALTLLRGMDHRWGVAVTLMGQARAAEANDDLMTADRCYREALDTQRVIGSVAEEARCLAGIGRVAHALGSTEQAYDYLSEGLVLSHSTGQRAEAARTLVAIARVAFGAGLREEACLLAGSATQVRSDLGLVTHEAPWPFVKVERVRRRRRRLVDWWERGRAMPLSDAVDLAERVTVERRRPSSRSPRRREREAGTTADTRRTPRGPQANTAGHDGGAAPAAPESEPPSSRLTQRELEVARLVSRGKSNPEIARTLFITPSTAARHVANINRKMGFHSRTQIAAWVERHRDTG